One region of Armigeres subalbatus isolate Guangzhou_Male chromosome 3, GZ_Asu_2, whole genome shotgun sequence genomic DNA includes:
- the LOC134226607 gene encoding cytosolic carboxypeptidase 6, translating into MGDFGSDSEDSDGEGGLGNVSRVIIRPPGHSGKAKRGHLCFDAAFETGNLGRVDLVGEFEYDLFLRPDTCNPRYRFWFNFTVDNVKQDQRVIFNIVNINKNRNLFKDGMTPLVKSSSRPKWQRLPRCEVFYYKSAIHQNHYVLSFAFGFDKEDEVYQFALTFPYSYSKLQAYLNALESKFPESFERTTLGMTVQNRKLELITFDDVKKPDKVDQKNVIHMVVVFARIHPGESPASYVVQGLIEYLAAANQPISKALRENVVFKIIPMLNPDGVFLGNNRCNVIGHDLNRSWNKMSQYTHPTLFAAMKMLKEYDNSSCYQVDFVIDIHAHSSLTGTFIYGSTYDNVYRYERHLVFPKLFAAKCEDFCQEHMMFNADDRKSGTARRHFVEALSDNVNTYTLEVSMCGYFLNDTNVMTQYTEDGYMRIGRNLARTFLEYYRFTNILPIPPVDELRPRKGRPRTHRPRARSRTRSEVRVRPKTVRTYAPISYTDLSICYDTDTSNEGSPVRYMYSNYGGFRMRALGPPDQYSLSNIQAARFSNLDFSSDYRFKVTPKPKTAPEHKMPPIEILTVPPKPCLTIIDFNQLTRGGLEEATSGRKLDREKEKIRRHTFKSSSRKA; encoded by the exons GTCACAGCGGCAAAGCCAAAAGAGGCCACCTATGCTTCGACGCAGCATTTGAAACGGGTAACCTCGGTCGGGTGGACTTGGTTGGGGAATTCGAGTACGATCTATTCCTCCGTCCGGACACCTGCAATCCACGTTACCGGTTTTGGTTCAACTTCACCGTCGACAACGTCAAGCAGGATCAACGGGTGATTTTCAACATTGTAAATATCAACAAGAACAGGAATTTGTTCAAAGACGGAATGACGCCACTGGTGAAATCCAGTAGTCGGCCGAAATGGCAGCGACTACCCCGGTGCGAGGTGTTCTACTACAAGTCGGCGATCCATCAGAACCACTACGTGTTGAGTTTCGCTTTCGGATTCGACAAGGAAGACGAGGTTTACCAGTTTGCGTTGACGTTTCCGTACTCGTACTCGAAGCTGCAAGCATACCTGAACGCACTGGAATCCAAGTTTCCGGAGTCGTTTGAGCGGACAACTTTGGGTATGACTGTC CAAAATCGTAAGCTCGAACTGATCACGTTCGATGATGTGAAGAAACCAGACAAGGTGGATCAGAAGAATGTCATTCACATGGTTGTGGTTTTTGCGAGAATACATCCCGGGGAATCGCCCGCATCTTACGTTGTACAAGGACTAATTGAATATCTGGCAGCAGCAAATCAGCCAATATCGAAAGCCCTGCGAGAGAATGTAGTGTTCAAGATTATACCGATGCTCAATCCAGATGGAGTGTTCTTAGGTAACAATCGATGCAACGTAATTGGGCACGATCTGAATAGGTCGTGGAACAAGATGTCTCAGTACACACATCCGACGTTGTTTGCCGCCATGAAGATGCTCAAGGAATATGACAATTCAAGT TGTTACCAGGTGGACTTCGTAATCGACATACATGCCCATTCGAGTTTAACAGGGACCTTTATCTACGGTAGTACGTATGACAATGTGTACAGATATGAACGACACTTAGTATTTCCGAAGCTGTTCGCAGCTAAGTGCGAAGACTTCTGCCAGGAACATATGATGTTCAACGCAGATGATCGCAAGTCTGGAACCGCCCGAAGGCATTTTGTGGAAGCACTTAGTGACAATGTCAATACCTACACATTGGAGGTATCCATGTGCGGATATTTTCTTAACGATACCAATGTAATGACGCAGTATACTGAAGACGGAT ATATGCGAATTGGCCGTAACTTGGCGCGAACTTTCCTTGAGTACTACCGCTTTACAAACATCTTGCCAATCCCTCCGGTGGATGAACTACGGCCTCGTAAAGGTCGACCCCGCACGCATCGCCCACGGGCTCGATCACGAACTCGCAGTGAAGTTCGTGTGCGTCCCAAAACAGTCCGAACTTACGCTCCCATTAGCTATACTGATCTCTCGATCTGCTACGACACCGATACCTCGAACGAGGGCTCACCCGTACGCTACATGTACTCAAACTACGGTGGTTTCAGGATGCGTGCCCTCGGGCCTCCGGATCAGTACTCGTTGTCCAACATCCAGGCGGCTCGCTTCAGCAATTTGGATTTTAGCAGCGATTACCGATTCAAGGTGACACCGAAGCCCAAAACGGCTCCGGAGCACAAGATGCCCCCGATCGAGATATTGACCGTACCGCCAAAGCCCTGCCTTACCATTATAGACTTCAATCAGCTCACGCGTGGTGGCCTCGAAGAAGCCACCTCCGGACGGAAGCTTGACCGCGAGAAGGAGAAAATTCGGCGCCACACGTTTAAGAGCAGTTCAAGAAAAGCGTAA
- the LOC134226608 gene encoding NADH-cytochrome b5 reductase-like, translated as MIPDDDLPECCGSGCTNCVLDRTTRFRKPSTARPSVLDGGYKRFQCTNISQCSYNTFLFRFRYLFASSETVPPDIELSIPPGSHLMLRAPKGWRETSRPLNAIFATWRNKTAASMNELESRVHNGGVRQTVAKYDQSERDLYISRSYTPVLVDEDACEFDVLIKMEVSGEMSEYLQTVQVDDVLEWKGTYTGFVWERNARKSLICFAQGVGLAPIYSILTAILNDEEDETRLNLIYCCRDIDGILLRDKLTKMSAFWNFDSTIYLSRETCTCGGKTTRNCSCLSSKVKYGEKILNHRLEKIDIENLLHKYGQHNSLQVLICGTESFSKLIENCLTLLNVRDLYKF; from the coding sequence ATGATCCCAGACGACGACTTACCTGAATGCTGCGGTTCCGGTTGTACCAACTGTGTTCTAGATCGCACGACAAGATTCCGAAAACCGTCAACTGCCCGACCGAGTGTTCTGGACGGCGGCTATAAACGATTCCAATGCACAAACATATCACAATGCTCATACAACACCTTCCTGTTTCGGTTTCGTTACCTTTTCGCATCATCAGAAACCGTTCCTCCAGATATCGAGCTCTCCATACCTCCGGGCAGTCATTTGATGCTGCGAGCACCGAAAGGTTGGCGCGAAACTAGCCGCCCTCTCAATGCCATTTTTGCAACATGGCGAAATAAGACGGCGGCTTCCATGAATGAGTTGGAATCACGTGTTCATAATGGCGGCGTTCGGCAGACCGTTGCAAAGTACGACCAAAGTGAGCGGGATTTGTATATCAGCCGATCGTACACGCCTGTCCTGGTGGACGAAGATGCATGCGAGTTTGATGTGCTGATAAAAATGGAAGTATCGGGTGAGATGTCCGAATATCTTCAGACTGTGCAAGTGGATGATGTGTTAGAATGGAAGGGAACTTACACCGGATTCGTTTGGGAGCGGAACGCGCGAAAGAGTTTGATCTGTTTTGCCCAAGGCGTTGGGTTAGCTCCGATCTATTCAATACTGACGGCCATTTTGAATGATGAAGAGGATGAAACACGTCTGAATTTGATTTACTGCTGTCGAGATATTGATGGAATCCTTTTGAGAGACAAACTAACCAAAATGTCTGCATTTTGGAACTTTGATTCAACTATTTATCTATCCCGCGAAACATGTACCTGTGGAGGAAAAACTACAAGAAATTGTTCGTGTTTGTCATCGAAAGTAAAATACGGTGAGAAGATCTTGAATCACAGACTGGAGAAAATTGACATAGAAAATTTATTGCACAAATATGGTCAGCATAACTCGCTCCAGGTCCTAATCTGCGGAACGGAATCGTTCTCAAAGCTTATAGAAAATTGTTTAACACTGTTGAATGTAAGAGATCTttataaattttga